The following are encoded in a window of Massilia sp. R2A-15 genomic DNA:
- a CDS encoding chemotaxis protein — protein MTHRQKILGSHVKRLLSGVSAHGRRHLTEVETDLVQTDLLLEEAVEKLTRSFMAIHKTVGARQDSINLMLAGGTPSEDEIARMKGMSGEVGIHVNSAITSMQFQDMTSQLIDRTLKRVTGLRAFLGTVGEHGSRIQAETGSDELVELLGQVSMALAIQSLELRSVLRKSVEQQHLESGDIELF, from the coding sequence ATGACCCATCGCCAGAAAATCCTCGGATCGCACGTCAAGCGCCTGCTGTCGGGCGTGTCCGCACACGGAAGGCGCCACCTGACCGAAGTCGAGACCGACCTGGTGCAGACCGACCTGCTGCTCGAAGAAGCGGTGGAAAAGCTCACGCGCAGCTTCATGGCGATCCACAAGACGGTCGGCGCGCGCCAGGACAGCATCAACCTGATGCTGGCCGGCGGCACCCCGAGCGAGGACGAGATCGCGCGCATGAAGGGCATGTCCGGCGAAGTCGGCATCCACGTCAACAGCGCGATCACCAGCATGCAGTTCCAGGACATGACGAGCCAGCTGATCGACCGCACCCTGAAACGGGTCACCGGGCTGCGCGCCTTCCTCGGCACGGTGGGCGAGCACGGTTCGCGCATCCAGGCCGAAACCGGCAGCGACGAGCTGGTCGAACTGCTCGGGCAGGTCAGCATGGCGCTGGCGATCCAGTCGCTCGAACTGCGCAGCGTACTGCGCAAGTCGGTCGAGCAGCAGCATCTCGAAAGCGGCGACATCGAGCTGTTTTAA
- the motB gene encoding flagellar motor protein MotB: MADEGLRPIIVKRIKKTAGGHHGGAWKIAYADFVTAMMAFFLLMWLLGSTTKGDLNGISDYFKTPLKVAMSGGSGSGDSSSVIQAGGRDLTRRDGQIKKGEIPATKKTYDLKAAKEALEREEGLRLKQLKARIEATIEANPLLKKYKNQLLLDLTSEGLRIQIVDEQNRPMFALARAELQPYTRDILHVIGIVLNEVPNRIGLSGHTDSTPYLSDVGYSNWELSTERANASRRELIIGGMAENKILRVVGLASAANLDRKDPFNPINRRISIIVMNKKTEDMVMRDNASQQAPSESESAPAPTAPAAAK, from the coding sequence ATGGCCGATGAGGGCTTGAGGCCGATTATCGTCAAGCGCATCAAGAAGACCGCGGGCGGCCATCATGGCGGCGCGTGGAAGATCGCCTACGCCGACTTCGTGACGGCGATGATGGCCTTCTTCCTGCTGATGTGGCTGCTCGGCTCGACCACCAAGGGCGACCTGAACGGCATCTCGGACTATTTCAAAACGCCTCTGAAGGTGGCGATGTCGGGCGGTTCGGGTTCGGGCGACAGCTCGTCGGTGATCCAGGCCGGCGGACGCGACCTGACCCGGCGCGACGGCCAGATCAAGAAGGGCGAGATCCCGGCGACCAAGAAGACCTACGACCTGAAGGCGGCCAAGGAAGCGCTCGAACGCGAGGAAGGCCTGCGCCTCAAGCAGCTCAAGGCCAGGATCGAGGCGACCATCGAGGCCAATCCGCTGCTCAAGAAGTACAAGAACCAGCTGCTGCTCGACCTGACCAGCGAAGGCCTGCGGATTCAGATCGTCGACGAGCAGAACCGGCCGATGTTCGCGCTGGCCAGGGCCGAACTGCAGCCGTACACGCGCGATATCCTGCACGTCATCGGCATCGTCCTCAACGAGGTACCGAACCGCATCGGCCTGTCGGGCCACACCGATTCGACTCCCTACCTGTCGGACGTCGGCTACAGCAACTGGGAACTGTCGACCGAGCGCGCCAACGCGTCGCGGCGCGAGCTGATCATCGGCGGCATGGCCGAAAACAAGATCCTGCGCGTCGTCGGCCTGGCCTCGGCGGCCAACCTGGACCGCAAAGATCCCTTCAATCCGATCAATCGGCGCATCAGCATCATCGTAATGAACAAGAAAACCGAAGACATGGTCATGCGCGACAACGCGTCGCAGCAGGCGCCGTCCGAGTCCGAGTCCGCGCCCGCGCCGACAGCACCAGCGGCGGCCAAATGA
- the motA gene encoding flagellar motor stator protein MotA, protein MLVIIGYIVVCASVFGGFVLNKGHLAALFQPLELLMIGGAAVGAFLVGNNGKAIKATLAALPTLFKGSRHTKELYMEMMSLLFDVLSKVRKEGLMSIEGDIDRPEESPVFSKYPGVLADHHIVEFMTDYLRLMVSGNMDAFQIENLMDNEIETHHHEGAVPAHCIAKLGDGLPAFGIVAAVMGVVHTMESVGIPPAELGILIAHALVGTFLGILLAYGFVGPLASLLEQKLEESTKMFQCVKVTLLASLNGYAPALAVEFGRKVLYSTERPTFSELEDHIKKAKAK, encoded by the coding sequence TTGTTAGTCATCATCGGATATATCGTCGTCTGCGCCTCCGTGTTCGGCGGATTCGTGCTCAACAAAGGCCATCTGGCGGCGCTGTTCCAACCGCTCGAGCTGCTGATGATCGGTGGCGCGGCGGTCGGTGCTTTCCTTGTTGGCAACAACGGCAAGGCGATCAAGGCCACCCTGGCGGCCCTGCCGACGCTGTTCAAGGGCTCGCGCCACACCAAGGAACTGTACATGGAGATGATGTCGCTGCTGTTCGACGTCCTGTCCAAGGTGCGCAAGGAAGGCCTGATGTCGATCGAAGGCGATATCGACCGGCCCGAGGAGAGCCCGGTGTTTTCCAAGTACCCGGGCGTGCTGGCCGACCACCACATCGTCGAGTTTATGACCGATTACCTGCGCCTGATGGTGTCGGGCAACATGGACGCGTTCCAGATCGAAAACCTGATGGACAACGAGATCGAGACCCATCACCACGAAGGCGCCGTGCCGGCCCACTGCATCGCCAAGCTGGGCGACGGCCTGCCGGCCTTCGGCATCGTCGCCGCGGTGATGGGCGTGGTGCACACGATGGAGTCGGTGGGCATTCCGCCGGCCGAGCTGGGCATCCTGATCGCGCACGCGCTGGTCGGCACCTTCCTCGGTATCTTGCTGGCCTACGGCTTCGTCGGCCCGCTGGCCAGCCTGCTCGAGCAGAAGCTGGAAGAGTCCACCAAGATGTTCCAGTGCGTGAAAGTGACGCTGCTGGCCAGCCTGAACGGCTATGCGCCGGCGCTGGCGGTCGAATTCGGCCGCAAGGTGCTGTACTCGACCGAGCGCCCGACCTTCAGCGAGCTGGAAGACCATATCAAGAAAGCAAAAGCAAAGTAA
- a CDS encoding class I SAM-dependent methyltransferase, with protein sequence MTRTPAVRALLIQFAALPLSYIVAVALSPVDLLAAALIQGAIAALFSWWRKLAPWWLAIQFVFPLALVAGAGLHLPSWLFLAAFLLLLLVYWSTFRTQVPYYPSGQRAWDEVAKLLPQDRPVHLIDIGSGLGGLVLDLARRRPDSTFSGIELAPLPWLASRLRAIGRPNAHFVRGDYEHLDFADYDVVFAYLSPAAMAALWRKASAEMQPGALLLSYEFAIQAKTPDLTILPRGPGPLLYGWRF encoded by the coding sequence GTGACCCGCACTCCCGCCGTCCGAGCGTTGCTGATCCAGTTCGCAGCGCTGCCCCTCTCTTATATAGTCGCCGTCGCGCTTTCCCCCGTCGACTTGCTCGCCGCGGCCCTGATCCAGGGCGCCATCGCCGCGCTCTTTAGCTGGTGGCGCAAGCTTGCCCCGTGGTGGCTGGCGATCCAGTTCGTGTTCCCGCTGGCGCTGGTCGCCGGGGCCGGCCTGCACCTGCCATCCTGGCTTTTCCTGGCCGCGTTCCTGCTGCTCTTATTAGTATACTGGTCGACCTTCCGCACCCAGGTGCCATACTACCCGTCGGGCCAGCGCGCCTGGGATGAAGTGGCGAAGCTGCTGCCGCAAGACCGTCCGGTCCACCTGATCGACATCGGCAGCGGCCTGGGCGGCCTGGTGCTGGACCTGGCGCGGCGCCGTCCCGACTCGACCTTTTCCGGCATCGAACTGGCGCCGCTGCCGTGGCTTGCCAGCCGTCTGCGCGCGATCGGCCGGCCCAACGCGCATTTCGTGCGCGGCGACTACGAGCACCTCGACTTTGCCGACTACGACGTGGTGTTCGCCTACCTGTCGCCGGCCGCGATGGCCGCGCTGTGGCGCAAGGCAAGCGCCGAGATGCAGCCCGGCGCCTTGCTGCTCAGTTATGAATTCGCCATCCAGGCAAAAACCCCGGACCTTACCATTCTGCCCAGAGGTCCCGGCCCGCTGCTTTATGGATGGCGCTTTTAG
- the flhC gene encoding flagellar transcriptional regulator FlhC translates to MSKKSVVTEAQEIQLAIELIQLGARLQLLETEVTLSRERLLKLYKELKGMSPPKGMLPFSTDWFLTWQPNIHSSLFINIHKFLVEHAGASGIEAVMKAYKLYLEQMPPEPGEEPLLSLTRAWTLVRFFQSNMLTTASCSCCQGKFVVNGLDLNQGYQCGLCHMPSRAGKTKKSKDAAAALLAA, encoded by the coding sequence ATGAGCAAGAAAAGCGTCGTCACCGAAGCCCAGGAAATCCAGCTGGCCATCGAACTGATCCAGCTGGGCGCCCGCCTGCAGCTGCTCGAGACCGAAGTGACCCTGTCGCGCGAACGCCTGCTCAAGCTGTACAAGGAACTCAAGGGCATGTCGCCGCCGAAGGGCATGCTGCCGTTTTCGACCGACTGGTTCCTGACCTGGCAACCGAACATCCACTCCTCGCTGTTCATCAACATCCACAAATTCCTCGTCGAGCACGCCGGCGCCAGCGGCATCGAGGCGGTGATGAAAGCCTACAAGCTGTATCTGGAACAGATGCCGCCGGAACCGGGCGAAGAGCCGCTGCTGTCGCTGACGCGCGCCTGGACCCTGGTGCGTTTCTTCCAAAGCAACATGCTGACCACCGCGTCCTGCTCCTGCTGCCAGGGCAAGTTCGTCGTCAACGGCCTCGACCTGAACCAGGGCTACCAGTGCGGCCTGTGCCACATGCCTTCGCGCGCCGGCAAGACCAAGAAATCGAAAGACGCCGCCGCCGCGCTGCTGGCCGCGTGA
- the flhD gene encoding flagellar transcriptional regulator FlhD, with product MTANDMMAEIRDANLSYLMLAQQMIRADKVTAIFRLGISAEIADLIQGMSNAQILKLAGGNMMLARFRFDDSAILSMLTNYNKDRSLAQSHAAILMAGQGVEEIA from the coding sequence ATGACTGCAAACGACATGATGGCGGAAATTCGTGATGCGAACCTGAGCTACCTGATGCTCGCGCAACAGATGATCCGTGCTGACAAGGTCACCGCGATTTTCCGTCTCGGCATTTCCGCCGAGATCGCCGACCTGATCCAGGGCATGAGCAACGCCCAGATCCTGAAGCTGGCCGGCGGCAACATGATGCTGGCGCGTTTCCGCTTCGACGACAGCGCCATCCTGTCGATGCTGACCAATTACAACAAGGACCGCAGCCTGGCCCAGTCGCACGCCGCGATCCTGATGGCCGGCCAGGGCGTCGAAGAGATCGCCTAA
- the kynB gene encoding arylformamidase, with product MHSPALWDISPTISSATPVWPGDTRFDAAPTWEIGGGCPVHVSRMTMTTHLGAHTDAPSHYDPAGLAIDAVGLAPYIGPCRVIDCVGSKRVEAADIAGFLDGVPPRVLLRTYATAPQQEWDPSFAAVAPDAIGLLASKGVILVGTDTASLDPQDSKTLDAHHAVRAHGMAILEGVVLDEVPAGDYELIALPLKLAGMDASPVRAILRPLTSKDTA from the coding sequence ATGCACTCTCCCGCCCTGTGGGACATCAGCCCGACGATTTCAAGCGCCACGCCGGTCTGGCCGGGCGACACCCGCTTCGACGCCGCCCCCACCTGGGAAATCGGCGGCGGCTGCCCGGTCCACGTCAGCCGCATGACCATGACCACCCACCTGGGCGCCCACACCGACGCACCCTCGCATTACGATCCGGCCGGCCTGGCCATCGACGCGGTCGGCCTGGCGCCCTACATCGGGCCGTGCCGCGTGATCGACTGCGTCGGCAGCAAGCGGGTCGAGGCGGCCGACATCGCCGGCTTCCTCGACGGCGTGCCGCCGCGCGTGCTGCTGCGTACATACGCGACCGCGCCGCAACAGGAATGGGATCCCTCCTTTGCCGCCGTCGCGCCGGACGCGATCGGCCTCCTCGCCAGCAAGGGCGTGATCCTGGTCGGCACCGACACCGCCTCGCTCGACCCGCAGGATTCGAAGACGCTCGACGCCCACCACGCAGTGCGCGCGCATGGCATGGCGATCCTCGAAGGCGTGGTGCTCGACGAGGTGCCGGCCGGTGACTACGAACTGATCGCCCTGCCCCTGAAACTGGCCGGCATGGACGCCAGCCCGGTGCGCGCCATCCTGCGCCCTCTCACCAGTAAAGACACCGCATGA
- the kynU gene encoding kynureninase produces the protein MTTRQDCLALDAQDPLAPLRAQFDLPEGVIYLDGNSLGARPKAALARAQQVIAREWGHDLIRSWNTAGWFDMPRRLGDRLAPLIGARAGEVVVTDTTSLNLFKALAAALHMQTDSARRVIVTERANFPTDIYMAQGLASWLDRGYSLRLVDSPEELPSAIGADTAVVMLTHVNYRTGYQHDMAAVSALAHAHGALALWDLAHSAGAVPVDLHAAGADLAVGCTYKYLNGGPGAPAFIWVPKHHQAAFRQPLSGWWGHAAPFEMSPEFAPVDGIGRALCGTQPIVSLAMVECGLEIFEQSSISAIRAKSLALTDLFIELVEARCGDHPLGLVTPREHARRGSQVSFTHPHGYAVMAALIARGVIGDYREPAIMRFGFTPLYTSFADVWDAVEILRQILDDQAYDIAATRGAVT, from the coding sequence ATGACCACTCGCCAAGACTGCCTCGCCCTCGACGCGCAGGACCCGCTCGCGCCGCTGCGTGCGCAATTCGACCTGCCGGAAGGCGTGATCTACCTCGACGGGAATTCGCTCGGCGCGCGGCCCAAGGCGGCGCTCGCCCGCGCGCAGCAGGTGATCGCCCGCGAATGGGGCCATGACCTGATCCGCAGCTGGAACACGGCCGGATGGTTCGACATGCCACGCCGCCTGGGCGACCGGCTGGCGCCGCTGATCGGCGCGCGCGCCGGCGAAGTGGTCGTCACCGACACCACCTCGCTGAATCTGTTCAAGGCGCTGGCCGCGGCGCTGCACATGCAGACGGACAGCGCGCGCCGCGTGATCGTCACCGAGCGCGCCAACTTCCCGACCGATATCTACATGGCGCAGGGACTGGCGTCGTGGCTGGACCGCGGCTACTCGCTGCGCCTGGTCGACTCGCCCGAGGAGCTGCCAAGCGCGATCGGCGCCGACACCGCGGTCGTGATGCTCACCCATGTCAACTACCGTACCGGCTACCAGCACGACATGGCGGCCGTCAGCGCCCTCGCCCACGCGCATGGCGCGCTGGCGTTGTGGGACCTGGCCCATTCGGCCGGCGCCGTGCCGGTCGATTTGCACGCGGCCGGCGCCGACCTCGCCGTGGGCTGCACCTATAAATACCTGAACGGCGGCCCGGGCGCCCCGGCCTTCATCTGGGTGCCGAAGCACCACCAAGCCGCGTTCCGCCAGCCGCTGTCCGGATGGTGGGGCCACGCGGCGCCGTTCGAGATGTCGCCCGAGTTCGCGCCGGTCGACGGCATCGGCCGCGCGCTGTGCGGCACCCAGCCGATCGTCTCGCTGGCGATGGTCGAATGCGGGCTGGAGATATTTGAGCAGTCAAGTATCTCCGCGATCCGCGCCAAGTCGCTCGCGCTGACCGACTTGTTCATCGAGCTGGTCGAGGCGCGCTGCGGCGACCATCCACTGGGCCTGGTGACGCCGCGTGAGCATGCGCGGCGCGGCAGCCAGGTCAGCTTCACCCACCCGCACGGCTACGCGGTGATGGCGGCGCTGATCGCGCGCGGCGTGATCGGCGACTACCGCGAGCCGGCCATCATGCGCTTCGGCTTCACGCCGCTGTACACCAGTTTTGCCGACGTGTGGGACGCGGTCGAGATCCTGCGCCAGATCCTCGACGATCAAGCCTACGACATTGCCGCCACGCGCGGCGCGGTGACCTAA
- the kynA gene encoding tryptophan 2,3-dioxygenase: MSEDKKPAAEWHGAKMDFSSAMSYGDYLGLDQILHAQHPRSPNHNEMLFIIQHQTSELWLKLMLHELQAVRANMRAGELAPAFKMLARVARIMDQLVHAWDVLATMTPPEYTAIRPFLGASSGFQSHQYRELEFILGNKNAALLAVHTPVPEAHAILERELHAPSVYDEAVMLLARSGFEISPERLNADWTLPTRHDDSVKAAWLGVYQAPDKHWALYELAEKLVDLETAFRFWRFRHVTTVERIIGFKTGTGGTAGVSYLRKMLDVVLFPELFSLRTAL, from the coding sequence ATGAGTGAAGACAAAAAGCCCGCGGCCGAATGGCACGGCGCCAAGATGGATTTCAGCAGCGCGATGAGCTATGGCGACTACCTGGGGCTCGACCAGATCCTGCACGCCCAGCATCCGCGCTCGCCCAACCATAACGAGATGCTGTTCATCATCCAGCACCAGACCAGCGAACTGTGGCTCAAGCTGATGCTGCACGAACTGCAGGCCGTGCGCGCCAACATGCGCGCGGGCGAACTGGCGCCGGCCTTCAAGATGCTGGCGCGGGTGGCGCGTATCATGGACCAGCTGGTGCATGCGTGGGACGTGCTGGCGACGATGACGCCGCCCGAGTACACGGCGATCCGGCCCTTCCTGGGCGCCTCGTCGGGCTTCCAGTCGCACCAGTACCGCGAGCTCGAATTCATCCTCGGGAACAAGAACGCCGCGCTGCTGGCCGTGCATACGCCGGTGCCGGAAGCGCACGCGATCCTCGAGCGCGAGCTGCATGCGCCGTCGGTGTACGACGAAGCGGTGATGCTGCTGGCGCGCAGCGGCTTCGAGATTTCTCCGGAACGGCTGAACGCCGACTGGACGCTGCCGACGCGCCACGACGACTCGGTCAAGGCCGCGTGGCTGGGCGTGTACCAGGCGCCGGACAAGCACTGGGCGCTGTACGAACTGGCCGAGAAGCTGGTGGATTTGGAGACGGCCTTCCGCTTCTGGCGCTTCCGCCATGTGACGACGGTCGAGCGCATCATCGGCTTCAAGACCGGCACCGGCGGCACGGCTGGCGTGAGCTACCTGCGCAAGATGCTCGACGTGGTGCTGTTCCCGGAGCTGTTCTCGCTGCGCACGGCGCTCTGA